One part of the Schistocerca piceifrons isolate TAMUIC-IGC-003096 chromosome 2, iqSchPice1.1, whole genome shotgun sequence genome encodes these proteins:
- the LOC124775597 gene encoding CARD- and ANK-domain containing inflammasome adapter protein-like, whose translation MEASEGQLTAADVKGWSPLRFAEETGAWTWVERFLQGGTPLKHLESTRRMLKSVDSAADIIRTACAASLLQLLQFVLSVDSSLANVKLDTEGTTPLHVAAAHQRLAVVCVLLDAGADVGSKTNRGRSALHTAAAVGAEKVVHILLESGAQMWELDREGKSAVQLAKEEGHLGLSRVMEIRGGNVQLGLWRMVIAGSAGDVEAVRKLLPLLPPKEPGEWTDLHWAMIRGNPNLVRTYLAAGMDPNVSDSHGNTPLHVAAARRPPAVSAALIDAGADIDAADSTGSTALHYAVRTGNVDTVRLLLKSGARHDVRDSDGKTPLHHAVSRGSLEAVNSLLEAGVRRDNKDAREETP comes from the coding sequence ATGGAGGCTTCAGAGGGTCAGCTGACTGCAGCTGATGTAAAAGGTTGGTCACCACTGCGCTTCGCTGAAGAAACAGGAGCTTGGACGTGGGTCGAGAGATTTCTCCAAGGTGGTACCCCACTGAAACATTTGGAATCAACGAGAAGGATGCTGAAAAGCGTCGACTCTGCTGCAGATATAATTAGGACAGCATGTGCCGCTAGCTTGTTACAGCTCCTACAGTTTGTCCTCTCTGTCGATTCGTCTTTGGCTAACGTCAAACTGGATACTGAGGGGACGACTCCTTTACACGTGGCTGCAGCCCACCAACGCCTTGCAGTAGTGTGTGTGCTTTTGGACGCGGGAGCAGATGTCGGGTCTAAGACTAACCGGGGTCGCTCAGCACTGCACACCGCGGCAGCTGTGGGTGCCGAGAAAGTCGTGCACATCCTGCTGGAATCTGGGGCGCAGATGTGGGAGCTCGACCGGGAAGGTAAGAGTGCTGTGCAGCTGGCAAAGGAGGAAGGTCATTTGGGCCTCTCCAGGGTGATGGAAATCCGTGGCGGCAATGTGCAACTCGGTCTGTGGCGGATGGTAATAGCAGGGTCGGCAGGTGACGTGGAGGCTGTGCGGAAGTTACTGCCATTACTTCCTCCAAAGGAACCTGGCGAATGGACAGACCTTCACTGGGCAATGATAAGGGGCAATCCAAATCTGGTGCGCACGTACCTCGCTGCGGGGATGGACCCGAACGTGAGCGACAGCCACGGCAACACGCCACTGCACGTAGCAGCCGCCAGGCGTCCACCGGCTGTCAGTGCCGCCCTCATCGATGCCGGCGCAGACATCGACGCCGCAGATTCCACTGGCTCCACGGCGCTGCACTACGCGGTGCGCACCGGAAATGTGGATACCGTTCGGCTGCTGCTGAAGTCCGGGGCTCGCCACGACGTGCGCGACAGCGACGGGAAGACGCCGCTGCACCACGCCGTCTCCAGGGGATCGCTGGAGGCAGTGAACTCGTTGTTGGAGGCTGGAGTTCGCAGGGACAATAAGGACGCGCGCGAGGAGACGCCCTAA